CATTCTTCGTAATGAGATGCAAAGGTTGCAGAAGCTGGAAGTCTTTGTCCATATTGGTATTATCCTGCATTCCATTGGTTAGTTCAGAGTTATCAAAAGAGCTAAACTTTAGAGTTATCAAAAGAGCTAAACTTCAAATACAAAAAtgagaatatcaaaatgtttgcATTACATTGCTCCAACTTGTTTCCAGTTCAAGATACTGAATACACTTTTGCACAAATTTAACAAGAGCACCAGGAGGAACTAGATTTCCATCCATTGTGCTCTTATTGATCCCTACCTCGTATCCAAAAGCAAATGTTGAATGTGAGAATCCTGAAAAAATATATCAGCAAAACCAGTAGACTGATTAGATACTAACGTACTAGTCCATCACGATCAAAGTCAAGGTGTCAGCCAACCTATTAGCAAGTCATATTTAATGAAGCAACAACTGGTATTATAAAGGACCAACCATAAACTAGAGTGTCTTGGAAGATCACTAAAAGTAACTGAAATTTTGGCTGTTCAATCAAGCAAGAgagctgcgtacaacagacccttgtggtcgggcccttccccggaccctgcgcatagcgggagcttaagtgcaccgggctgcccttttttttttttttaatcaagcaAGAGAGCTGagtgtctttttcttttttcttttctgaaaAACCAGGAGCAATGCCCCCATACAGCGGCAAAGAAAGGACATTTTCTGCTAATGCAAATTGCCCAAGCAGTCCTAGCCACTACCAGATGAAGTCAATTTTATTCTCGACCATATTTATGCACTTTTTTTTTCCGGttaaattttggtattttattgatgaagtaatgaGTGTAAAACACCACCTTACACCACCTAGGGCAAAGCCATTCCCTACATGGCCCAATCGACtaggaaaaaataaataaacaaccaaaaacaaaacacCTAACACTTTGAACCTCCCTGTCCCCTCTATCCATTTGTTGGAGTTACTCTCAAATAGGTGTTTTGAACTTCCAAACTGCTGAAATCTTGGTAGTTGCGCCCTCCTTTATCAATTGCAATATTTGCCAAGTAGTCCGCTAGTTGATTTTCTTCCCTGAAAATGTGTTGGAATGTATGTTGTTTGTCCTGTAAGCATGTTTTAATTTCTGTCACTATCTCTGTAGTTATCCAGGGGCATGACCATTTTTCTTCTAGAATCTTGTACAATAGCATAGAATCTGTttgaatgattatattattgtgCTTCTCCTACTTGTTATGTTTACATGCTTCTAGAATCGCTTTCACCTCTGCTACAGAGTTAGTGCTGTTTTCAATAGTAGCTCCCTCTGCATATAGTAAATCCCCTCTTTCATTCCTCAAACAAAAGGCATAGGAACTTATACCTGGATTTTCCCTCGAAGCCCCATCTGTATTGTATTTTAGCCAACCTACTGGTGGAAAATCCAACAATACTCTTGTTACCTTCATCTTGAGACAATTTATGCACtagaatacaacaacaacaacaacatacccagtgtaatcctaCAAGTGGAGTatgggagggtagaatgtacatAGACCTTAATCCCTACCTTTGAGGTAAAGAaattgtttctgatagaccctcggcttatGCACTAGAATGGTTATAGGTAAATGTTTACTTTGACGAATTTAACTCGTCTAAACGGACATGTAGGCTAGGCTACTACTATTCCCTCTTATATATAGAGAGTGAAACAATGGTAAGAGGGAATTTTGGGACACACGATATTAATAAATGAGACATTAGAATTAGAAATGTTTTCGTTCCAAAAAGCATCTGTTGAATGAATAATGTACCCTCCAGCTCCAGCTATTACTTCCTCATGGGGAAGAGTTGAAAGGTTACATTTATTTAATCCTATCTAAAACTGAAGAGACGGATTCCAAATTTAAATGAGATGTTTTAATTTGGTACTATATCACAACACATTCAATTTactgaattcaaaatttaaatgatgaaaaaatatttttgtcctTAACTCCTCTGTTTTCGATAGATCCTTGGTTCATAACAACTCTTATGGTTACAAAAAGATGTTTACTTTGCAGAATTTAACATCatctaacaacaacaacactctCGATTCAAGTAAAGCATATCAAAGCAATTAAACTCAAATTCTCTGTAAGAAGATAGAAGAGGTTCGGATTGAGTTACCTGATTCATGGAGATACAGGAAAACAATGTAATTGAGGAAATCGGAGGTTAAAGAGGCCATTGTTGTGAATTGTCGGCGGCTTAAAGTAAACAGACAAATAGGCTTAAACTAAACAGACATAGATTACTACGAcctctcatatatatatagaggcaAAATATGATAAGTGGGAATTTATATATGATACGTTAGTTTTACAAAGGTTTTCGTTCCAAAAAGGGAATTTCGAATTAAGTGTTGACTGTTCAATGACTAAACTACCCTTCAGCCTCcaataaaaaatgttttttttttaaaaacattaaCACCTGGTTAAAACAAAAATTTTGTTGGCAAGAGTTGAATcgttatatttatttaatccTATTTAGCTACATTCTATTACCAGTTAGACACTACTTTGAAAAACTTTGATTTTGATTATTGCTTGTTAAATTtcgttagttttttttttcaaatactaACTAATTTTTAATCCATATTCTGTGGGGGTCTAACTTTGGTTGTTCTATTCTTCGAGCTaagataaaaaagaaagaaagagggTCTAAAATTGGGCTCTCTTCACAGAAAAATCTATCAAGACATAAAACAAAGGATACCATATCCCACAAAGTCTTTGAACCCATCGGTGACCCATAAAATTAGAATCAATTTTCACTTATACACttcaactaagctttgttcattttaaacacCTCATGTCAGGCTCCGCTAtatatgtcattttgacactttttgctTACATGACATAGTGTGTGTCAAACACTCGCTGACCGCAAGTAAATGGCTTATTTAGCcaatttttagttatttttttttccttcttctttccCGTTTTTCAGCCACCATTTTTCCAAaagcttaaacttcaaatatggtGAATGAAGATAGTTACAACAAAATTatggaaaatgatgaaaaacGTTTTAGAAATTTAGGAATAGACCTATTTCAAGATTTAAATATTGAAAAGATtgacaattttaattttaaataaaatgtgATTTGGTAGAATAGAGGGagggagagagaaagagagtggCAGCGGTGGGGGATCTCCATTTTTTCCGATGAGCATGGTGATAATGATATTTTCAAGatctgaaaaaaataaagaaaatggtgattgaaaaatatatttaactcacaaataatttttaagtaaataatttaaaaaataaaagaataaaccaaaaaaataaaaaagcacCCGTCGGAATTGTTTGGGTTTACTTTGGAATTTTTCTGCAAAATGGGTTATTTTAGAGAAGACAATCAGCAGGGGAGGGTGGGGGGTGCttctgcaatttttttttttgatcaaatctctttttttgaaaattatttgggCAAAAATGCCAAGTGTCATCGATTCATTGgccatttttaaatttttagttaaaattcattatttaataattattttggaTAAAAATGACACATGTCGTTATTTAATTCATTACTTTACACGTTATTCGCGAGTATAACACacacatattatatattttggCCGATTGtgcaaaaagtgtcaaaatgacacagctGGGCCTgacatgaggtgtctaaaatgaacaaagtctagttgaggtgtctaagtgaaaattggtgccaactttaaagGGTCACCGACGGGTTTAGCCTTTTTATTTTGCATGTTTTGAATTTCGAATTCTCCACACATATTTCTATAATGATTTTCTCTTCGacacaaattcaaaatttaaacgaGATGTTTAAATTTGGTAATTGCTGTCATGTGATCAGGAAGTCACAAATCCAAGTCTTGGAAATAACCTCTgccagaaatgcaaggtaagactgcgtacaattgACCCTTATGATTGGACCCTTCCCCAGACCTTGCGCATGGCAGAAGCTTAGTGCACTGGactgccctttttatttttatttttatcacacTACATTCAATTTAATGAAGGTGAAATTTATTATTCATACTATTTTAGTGGATGAATAGAGCAAAACTATTTAATTCAGATGAATCAGTAAATTAAATGGTAAAAAGTGGTTTGCATCCTATATATATTTACACTAACTCATAGTTGTGTGTGTATTAGCCGAAATATTGAATGAATTAGCTTTGTATATTAGTAGTACCttgttttgtatatttttttaacatatttataaataatgttTGTATTATGTATTGAGGAGTGTATTATTAAATACACGAAAATCCATGATATTAGTAATCCAAAGAGGTTTAATGCATACATTAACATGGTTAAAGACACAATTGCCCCTCAATTTTTGTTTTACATCTTTCCACCAGATTTGTGGAGGGTAtcttgtaaataaatatgttccAAACAATTATGCAATGCAAGTCAATTTTAATACGccaaaccaaacaatgcataagaaataatgCAAGCATAATTAATGTAAGTATAACTTAATTGCTAAAGAATtagcaagccgacaaggctgcaactgaaatcatatataaaataagTAGACTAGGATACTATCGAAAAGCTGAAAAGACCCAAGAAAGTATGTCtaaaagtctttaaaaatacTATAGATCAACTGGTCAGTACAAAGCCCTGAAAATGCTCAACAACTATACACAAAATTCTAGTATACAAAACCTACAAATGACCAACAGCTCCAGAAAGAATGTAGCTTATCAATTCTCAGTTGAGATAGCCCTCTAATGCAAAGGCCAATCTAGACCTATGTCTAAACATGCAACATGAAATGCAGCGTTTCAGGCAACGGGACGTCAATATGAATAATATGTTTTGGTATATAAGATGGAAGGTAGAATCATAAATAGTTGCAGTAAAAAAAGATAATAGAGATACCACCTAAAACTGAAACCCTGCTAGCCATAACAGGAAGATAGCTAAATCCAGAACACAACTCTGTAAAAAATGGTCGTATATATAGGTGCAGATGCATGAATGCTTATCCGATCAACTGCTAGCAATGATGGTATGTCCGGTAGCTAATTGTATCATCTCTGCCATCTATATTGTATACATCTATATAGGCAAATAGGTCCCATTTCTTCGATTATGGCTCTGTAATGAATGCATATAACACGCCTTGATATGAACTCTGAATGCATATGCTATGTACATATATGGCTCTTTCGTGCTTAAAATCTCCATGTGACTTCATTTAATTTTCATGGGACAATTTAGGCCTATAATATTCATTTTTGACTTGACACTCTTGTCTTGACtttaacttagcaaattaattatttagaaatTCAAAAGGAGACAGAGACATAACTTGATTTATTACAAACGACTCCAAGTTGCTAATAGTATGATTTTCTTTAGAAATAAGGTTGCTTGACAAGTATAAAATCCAAATAATCTAGTacaagatttattattaatatCGTTTTCCAAAGTATTTTCGTAAAACTTCTAATAAGAAAGAATGACTTAATGACTTTTTTAGTTGCAACATACTAATCCTCCAACTTTTCAGTTTCACTCTTAGAATAATAGCTTAGTAATAGACATAAggaataaaaaatttaatggagaatAACTTTAATCGTCAAACATACTTCACAATATTACAAGTACGATAACGATATGATGAAGTCTAAGGAATAAAATCACCAGACATTTCAATGCCCTTTACAGAGAATCTTCCTAgtgataaaataataaaaatgactCATTCGATGATTTGTAATTTTTAAGATTCATGCGATATGAAGAAGAGAGTTTTGTCTTAACATATCTTTGAGGATgacaaaataattaaagaagcGGTATATGTGGAGGGAATCCCAAAACAtacttttcaaaattcaatctgAATAAACAACTAACCAAAAAGACATCCCTTCTCTCTTTCCCTTAAAACAAAAATTCCCAAAATCTCAAacccaaaatctgaaaatttccCTCAAAAACTCTCTGCTGAATATGGtgccatatatatacatacacccATCTCTCCTTCTAGCTTCCTCTCCCTCTCTTACCCCCTATTCCCCCCACACAGAGAGGAAAAATAGCAAGCAATGGCAGATCAAGAAAGTTTTGTTAGAATTATAAGATTGGCCAAGAAAAGGGCAGCAGAAGCAATGGTTCAGCACTTGCAACAGCCCAACAAGAAGAGAGTTGTGTTGGGAGAGATTAAAGATTTGTCCAATGAGGGTATCAATCAGAAGAAGGTCAAATCTAAGCAGACTATTAAGAGGAAGGTGAAAAGATCTGTTACTGAGAAAGACAAGGAATTTGATGTTGATGCTAAATTGGATGATGACCCTCAGATGTGTAGTGCTTATGCTTCTGATGTATATGACTATCTTCATCAATTGGAGGTTAGTGTTTTTGCTCATTTCAATAAATTTTGTTGTGTTGTGTACTTATGAATATCTGAATCTTAATTATTTAGATCTTAGTGATTAAGTCTGTTTTGCATTTCATGTATTGGAGTAAATGAATTAAGAAGTCAAATGTTTAATTGCTTAATAGAGCTTGATTTGGTTTCTTATGGATGTTTTTGCAAATGGGCACTCTAAAGATTGAATTTTGGAAACTGGGGTGTGGTTAATATCATTGAATTATCAAATCTTGTTTAATTGGGTGTTACCTATTAGAGCTTAATGTGGTTTCTAATTGATGATTTTGCAAATGGGCACTCTAAAGATTGGATTTTGGCAACTGAGTTGTGGTTAATATCATTGAATtatcaaatcttgtttggatttGATATTTAGGCTTTTGAGTTTTTGGCTTACTCTGGTTTTTCAAATCACATTGAGAAAAAGAGAAGACCATTGCCTGATTACCTTGAGAAAATCCAGAAGGATGTGAGTGCAAACATGAGAGGGATTTTGGTTGACTGGCTCGTCGAAGTTTCAGACGAATACAAGCTTCTTTCGGACACATTGTATCTTACTGTTTCCTACATTGACAAATTCTTATCAGTGAATGTCATCCCTAGGCAAAGACTTCAGCTTTTGGGTGTTTCTTCTATGCTCATTGCTGCGTAGGTATCTGAGCCAAGAATTGGTTATACTTGTTATTTTGCTTATGAATCTAATATAATCTGTTTATTATGATCAGGAAGTATGAGGAAATCAAGCCTCCACATGTCAAGGATTTTTCATACATTACAGCCAATACATTTACGAACAAAGATGTCGTGAAGATGGAGGCTAGTGTGTTACAATCTCTCAAATTTGAAATGGATAGTCCCACATACAAAACATTTCTTCAGTAGGTCTCACTGTTTCATGAATAAGTAGATGTGCACTTGTTAACGGACAATTAAGATTCCTCGACTGATATGTCTGTCCTTTTCTCCTTTATATGCAGATGATTTACTAGAGTTGCTCAAGAAGATGTTAAAGTAAGTGCACCAAAAGGAAAATGAAcattatgattttcaattcaaCCGTGTTTCTGTTAAGTGGTTGTTATTTTATGTTCTTTCCGCCTTCTACAAAAACCTGATTTGCAGTTTGAGTTTCTCGGCTACTACCTAGCCGAATTAAGTTTATTGGATTGTGAGATTCTTGCCTTCTTTGGTAGCTGCTGCTGTGATATTCCTTTCAAGGTTCACATTACAGCCAAAGTCACATCCTTGGGTGAGGGTTTTGATCCAATGTTTGATATATGGCACGCTGAATTAACTCTTTCCATTTAATTTTGTAGAGTCTGGCCCTTCAACGTTGCTCGGGATATAGACCAGTGGATCTAAAGGAATGTGTTCTTATCATACATGACTTGCAATTAAGTAGAAGAGGTAGTACTTTAGCAGCTGTGAGGGACAAATATAAGCTGCATAGGGTATCAATCTGCATGTTGTTGATAATTGGTGATTTTATTGTAAACACCCTGCATAATTAAGTAATCTGATGTGAGcatttctttgattttcttgTAACAGTTCAAATGTGTATCAACATTGTCTTCTTCTCTGGAAATACCAGATTCATTCTTCTAAGACACTATATAATGATTTATTGGTCATATGCTTAGAAATTGGTATGAGAAGTTATGATGATACCTGGAAGAGATGGAACTCCCTTCTTGATGCTGGCTCATGATCTTTATGATGTATGAAAGTTACAGATTgtctcaaaataaatgtttctTGTAATAAGCTGGAAAATAACACCAGAATACTATATTATATGAAAAGATATGAATGCATACAGTATTACTACCTTTATTTGCAAGTACTAAACCCCTATTGCATTTCTATTTGGTTGCCTAATTTGAAATGGTTCTAGTATGTATTGATAACACCTCTTTGTAACAGGCTTGTCTATTTAAGACTTTTGGTGCCTTTTATAGCGATTGGTTATTATACATCCTGAATAGCATTTGACATTTAGATCTTTtcttaaaaatacttttttgtTACGCATGGGAAGAGGGAACGGGGAAGAAAATTACAAGTTGGGAACCTTCACCAACAAGTGAAAGATTAGATAGCCAACAAACTAAGCTTTTAAGATCCTCGGACATTTAGGTATTAATTGATTGTTCTagatttaaaaaaacaaataaccCAAAGTCAtcttttttcaatttgtttatgcTGTAAAAGATAATTAACATTGATGAAATTTTCTTAAGAATCTCATACAACATTAATAAGATGGAATGAAACATGACAGAATTCAAAAAGTCTCCAACTTTATCTTTTAATTAGTGTGCAACATtatcttgtaaaaaaaattagtggAGGGATCATGGGTTACTACATATATCATCATTGCACCGGTAATTGATGAAATTAATTTGCTAAAAGAAGTTAGGTTGACTGTCTACAACATATTCTTTGAGGTGCGTTTCTTTCATGAACTATGCTAATAtgaattttcaattatttttttcgaTAATTGTGTTAGTTTGTACGCATTTTGACTAATTCCATGAGATACATGTCATCTTCTATCAGCAATAAGTATTGGGTAACTCTATCCACCAACGATAGAACATATGAAAAGAATTcatctagttttttttttctattaggAATTAAACCTGAAACTGCATGGTGCTCAACCTACGTGAATGATTACTAGGCTACACCCTTAAATACAAATTACATAAATTAAACTAACACGGGATATTTTGTTCACTAAGTTGTTCTTAATTGATCTTatgtattaatattttattattatgtttataaTATGGATAATGGATGTATTATACATACTTTAATTAGCGGTTTGAAAAAATCTTCCTGATTAACTTCACCTTGGTCCAACAAAGAGTCCATTCTAGTCGTTCAAGTACTACAACGGCAAAACTTTTCTTCTTTAGAATGTTCTTACTAAATTTTGTGGATATTCTATTTTGACATTCGAACTAAGTTTTGTTTTAATTgaacatctcaacttttcataaaatatttcaatGGATGGAGGAAAAAAAACACCTAAACTATTCTAATTTTTTGAGTTTGACATCAACTATTGAGAGAGTGAGTTTCCTAATTGAACTATCAACCGATGATTAGTGTATAACTCCTCGTAAATTCTATGGTAAAGATCTAAACCATTCGTCGTAAGCATGTAAGCTTGGACCAAGTGATATCCTACTTGTACATGTGTTTTAAGGTCCATTCCTAAGTGTAGGAAGTGTAtcagatgtggtttagggtcataagtgACCTCTAACACTAAGTCGAGTTCATAGCTTTCCTATCGACTAAGTTTTTTGCATTAGTTCATACAAaggtcaactttaaatgatcatatctctctGAATATGAAGAATTAGGTGACCCATTACCTacaaaattaaaggtctatgagtcttctttccaacaccactaaGTTTGCATCAAtccgagtttggagtaaaaagttatgactgtTTTACGAGAGACACTCACAGTAGAGAATTTCATACCTCGGATTTACGGGTCAATTTTACAGTCCGCAAAATAAAGTACGGTCCGTAGTTCAAGCTCGTGAATCAACTTATGAAACTGAATTTCTGGCCAGATTTTCACAGATCCAACTACAGGCCATAATTTGAGCTTGTAGAATAAAGTCCTGAAACTTGTTTTCTTATCTGATTTTCACAGATTCAAACCACAGGCCCTAATTAGGGCTCGCAGAATGAACTTCCGAGGCTCATATTTTAGGCCCAAATTCCACGAATGGAATCCACAGGCCGTAGATCAAACCATGGTCTGTTGATTTTCCTCATAGAATGTTTTGACAaatttttaattgaattttttttgttcttttcccATTCTTTGTAAGCCTAAACCTGAACATTTTAGTATCTGAATGGGGATTGTATCATAGTATTACCTCAGAATACTATcatattgtcacgccccgggagggtaccctagacgtggccggcactcagaaaccattactggctcccaaacgaaccacttgacctgatcacacatccgttcattcattcaatcagcggaagacttaaaataaagagataattaggTGGACAAtcccaatcaacaatctaactcaataaaGAAAGGCCAAGGGCCAATAAATCGAACttcaatctatgtcattaaatagtctgacaagaacaattcaagaacataaaatactcaatcgatccatcactatctagtctatgaagcctctatcactactatctaattagtGCCAATGAAAGGTTCATGGCTaactcaaatcagaatgaaaagactaaactcaacgcaagaataacataagtggtgtcctccgaatgtaggagaggactcaccaataagctgagtgtgaacagatccttAACGGTGCGCCTATtcatgatctcttaaacctgtctctacatcatgaaacgatgtaggTACAAATGGACGTcggtacgtggaatgtacgagtatgtaatatggaagaatgaaacatgtgtcaagatagaacaatatcagtttaaatatctcaagtcataaagataagagagactcaatcaaggtgtcgtaagtctaaagtaagaacacagtttagacagagactaatcatatacaattcaactcagtCCAATCATATAcgattcgatccaatccaatcatatacaatccgatctaatccaatcatatacaatccaatcacatactatccaatccaatcatatatcatccaatccaatcacaataaagtcaaaggactcaactcaatagatatgcaaattagaatttagcaatgttttacaattcgactcaatcatctacaatcacaatcaaaccaatcatatcatgcacaatccactcaatttgggagtttctctaaccgataaacatcacctatgagccaatgatgtacaacaagccgacgttgttaccacatccgtccatactttgccagggtatgaacgaatcaaccaatcatggatccattaatcaatcaagtcctttCATTTTAGGATAATGAAATGGGAAACATCtaactttaacggtccaatccttACCTgtgttggctacgtagttcatgggattagagtatggactatacatgtgacaccccggaatttttttcgcaaagactcgaacatttctccacgtgtgtgtagactcgaaccgaaggaatagtaattttatacatgagttaggattaattcctaagtatttgaagtatttagatgtgtttaggggtcataagggatctctaacaccaagtcgagtccaaagaactccaatcaattatgttttcggacgagttagtataagggtaaACTTCAAATGAACATATCTCCTAGcgtataatgaattgggtggaccatgacctaccaaattaaaggtctttgagtcttctttccaactacaccaagatttcaatttttggagttcggattcaaaagttatggccattttactatagactagtactgcaggaatttcaagcctgggcgaaatttgggcttggcgctccagtggcgtcccacgccactatagcgccagaaaatggcctcagtagtttggtccttggcgcgatgcgccactattagatgtgcagggttttgagcctattttggcttggcgctgcagtggcgcgacgcgccactatagcgccagcaagacttttgcccaattttccagatttttgaagaggggcaacttggaatttttccaaattatatatacaccatccttaagcattttggaccattattttcagcttctctctctctctaaaaagccctaaaatttttcctctcttcttcttctccaaatccatctcc
This Solanum dulcamara chromosome 1, daSolDulc1.2, whole genome shotgun sequence DNA region includes the following protein-coding sequences:
- the LOC129889943 gene encoding cyclin-A3-1-like produces the protein MRGILVDWLVEVSDEYKLLSDTLYLTVSYIDKFLSVNVIPRQRLQLLGVSSMLIAAKYEEIKPPHVKDFSYITANTFTNKDVVKMEASVLQSLKFEMDSPTYKTFLQ